The Ischnura elegans chromosome 1, ioIscEleg1.1, whole genome shotgun sequence genome contains a region encoding:
- the LOC124170637 gene encoding androgen-dependent TFPI-regulating protein-like yields MAKSRNPVNKLEVVFHFAVFLHFVYGDLVILPVYSKLHEALGREVDDPEIHRYKVATPWFLTLWNSALHHAYFGCCCLAHLSQIFSLPVPPAILSVADVIRRNIFASVLIPSSIMTGVNYWVMYVISPEHVFTHFLAVYPWWINHSIHTYVVPFAVFELYLRASSGEATSMGRLREWAVLYGYITIYTLVTLVHHQLTDTWIYPFYDEISNWLRAGIFISLYASSTLYYWCAVTWAIKLEKKHGRERVRSFFGKKKAKHRN; encoded by the exons ATGGCTAAATCCAGGAATCCCGTAAACAAATTGGAAGTAGTCTTTCATTTCGCAGTATTTCTCCATTTCGTCTACGGCGACTTGGTGATCCTTCCCGTCTACTCAAAACTGCACGAGGCACTGGGAAGAGAAGTCGATGACCCGGAGATCCATCGGTACAAAGTGGCAACTCCATGGTTTCTCACGCTCTGGAATTCG GCTCTGCACCACGCTTATTTTGGCTGCTGCTGCCTAGCTCACCTCTCTCAGATCTTCTCACTGCCTGTGCCACCTGCGATACTCTCCGTTGCTGATGTCATTCGCCGCAATATATTCGCTTCTGTTCTCATCCCATCCTCCATA ATGACGGGGGTGAACTATTGGGTGATGTATGTGATCTCCCCGGAGCATGTGTTCACCCACTTCTTGGCGGTTTATCCTTGGTGGATAAACCACAGCATCCACACGTACGTGGTACCGTTCGCCGTATTCGAGCTGTACCTGAGAGCATCATCGGGAGAGGCAACGAGCATGGGGAGACTCAGGGAATGGGCCGTACTCTATGGATACATCACTATTTATACATTGGT GACGCTTGTTCACCACCAACTTACGGATACATGGATATATCCATTTTACGATGAAATAAGCAATTGGTTGAGAGCTGGAATCTTCATATCCTTATACGCTTCAAGTACCCTGTATTACTGGTGCGCAGTGACATGGGCAATTAAATTGG AGAAAAAGCATGGAAGGGAACGCGTGAGATCATTTTTTGGTAAAAAGAAAGCCAAACATAGGAATTGA